A region from the Brassica napus cultivar Da-Ae chromosome C8, Da-Ae, whole genome shotgun sequence genome encodes:
- the LOC106412269 gene encoding crossover junction endonuclease EME1B isoform X1, with protein MEDHILISDGEDPATPLPSLSKRARKDPISAILISDSDPTPFKQQPESSSTPLFVPDTPLSDDFSLVKCSFASGALASNREDKFSGKRVISLDSEFEDSPGPETWKKHGPVLADIEEPRCGLDSRSSVADSAEASTGIAQPSFGDNTNWMHEVSVRSSLTNDTIEVDSEQEKENISIENMGRKKQIRSCKSRTLTGGEFPKKQLSREEKIRVMEEKKLRKEEEKLQKAIEAERKKLDKEKQKWEKGKLALKSIVAEIDTKLVEGSIGGLLLSRFSEKGITFRVAPNPIERSIVWTLTIPEDIALAFPEGPTISYVVLVYEAEEFCNLVANEKFLENITRVQDRYPSYTVCCLTNKLMSYVKKREKEEYKNPGSWIRPPIDEVLAKLTTHYVRVHSRDCVDEAEVAEHVVGLTTSLASCQFRKKLTMLSVNANGALVSKDSVDKHLIKKSPWLKALVAIPKVQPRYAVAVWKKYPSMKSLLKVYMDPNISIHEKEFLLKDLKVEGLVGGDIRLGEVCSKRIYRVLMSPSGTIKTDDVENGAAFFTH; from the exons ATGGAGGACCATATCCTTATCTCCGACGGGGAAGATCCGGCCACTCCACTCCCATCACTCTCGAAACGGGCTCGAAAAGATCCGATCTCTGCGATTCTGATATCCGATTCCGATCCGACGCCGTTTAAGCAACAGCCGGAATCTTCTTCCACTCCTTTGTTCGTCCCTGATACACCTCTCTCCGATGATTTCTCTCTCGTCAAGTGTTCCTTTGCCTCCGGAGCCTTAGCTTCAAACCGAGAAGATAAATTCTCTG GGAAACGAGTGATATCTCTGGATTCAGAGTTTGAGGATAGTCCTGGACCTGAAACTTGGAAGAAGCACGGACCCGTGCTTGCTGATATTGAGGAGCCGCGTTGTGGGTTGGATTCTAGATCAAGTGTTGCAGATTCTGCTGAGGCGAGTACTGGAATAGCTCAGCCAAGTTTTG GTGATAATACTAATTGGATGCATGAAGTCAGTGTTCGCTCTTCACTGACCAATGATACTATCGAG GTTGATTCTGAGcaagagaaagaaaatataaGCATCGAGAATATGGGCCGAAAAAAGCAGATCAGAAGTTGTAAGAGTAGAACTCTTACGGGTGGAGAATTTCCCAAAAAGCAGCTGTCGAGAGAAGAAAAAATCCGTGTAATGGAGGAAAAGAAGTTAAGAAAAGAG GAAGAGAAGTTACAGAAAGCGATTGAAGCTGAGCGTAAAAAGTTAGACAAGGAAAAACAGAAATGGGAAAAGGGAAAGTTAGCTCTGAAATCTATCGTTGCTGAGATTGATACCAAACTAGTTGAAGGATCCATTGGAG GACTTCTACTTTCAAGGTTCTCTGAGAAAGGCATTACATTCCGTGTAGCACCTAATCCTATCGAGAGATCCATTGTCTGGACGTTGACAATTCCAGAGGATATTGCTCTG GCTTTCCCAGAAGGGCCAACGATCAGTTATGTCGTACTAGTGTATGAGGCTGAAGAATTTTGTAACCTTGTTGCTAATGAAAAATTTCTAGAAAACATCACAAGAGTTCAGGACCGATACCCATCTTATACGGTGTGCTGTCTCACCAATAAGTTAATGTCTTATGTAAAGAAAAG GGAAAAGGAAGAGTACAAGAACCCGGGAAGTTGGATACGGCCTCCCATCGATGAG GTACTTGCAAAATTAACTACTCACTATGTAAGAGTACATTCCAGAGACTGTGTAGACGAGGCTGAGGTCGCTGAACATGTAGTTGGTTTAACTACTAGTCTGGCTTCTTGTCAGTTCAG GAAGAAACTAACTATGTTATCAGTAAACGCTAATGGTGCATTAGTCTCCAAGGATTCAGTTGACAAACACTTGATTAAAAAGAGTCCATG GTTAAAAGCGTTAGTGGCAATACCGAAGGTGCAGCCAAGATATGCGGTAGCAGTGTGGAAGAAATATCCATCTATGAAGTCTCTTCTTAAGGTTTATATGGACCCTAACATATCG ATTCATGAGAAGGAGTTTCTACTTAAAGACTTGAAAGTAGAAGGTTTAGTAGGAGGAGATATAAGGTTAGGTGAGGTTTGTTCAAAGCGGATATATAGAGTTCTTATGTCTCCAAGTGGAACCATTAAGACTGATGATGTTGAAAACGGTGCTGCTTTTTTCACACATTAG
- the LOC106365190 gene encoding cysteine-rich receptor-like protein kinase 15 has translation MSSCSSCIFLFLFSFLTSYGASAENPFYLDLFCPNTTRNSIYFTNNREAVLSSLRNAAYSTEFQNATAGQAPNKVYGLFLCRGDMTPEVCLNCVTYAVNQILARCPNGNEAVIYYEECILRYSHKNIFSVLTLEGRHIRMNVNNISLNQEVRFQEQVSSMLNRAAFEAANSPRKFNTTQAIFTTVQTLYVLAQCTPDLTTRDCLTCLRSTIKGMPLNRYGGRLLWPSCNTRYELNKFYNETAIRTSPPRFGKGGNSNVLVVSVVVPIIVVVLILGACYCFLAKRAKKTSDTAPDFDGDGITTIESLQLDYKTIQAATDNFSENNKIGQGGFGEVYKGTFWNGTEVAAKKLSKSSGQGDKEFMNEVVVVAKLQHRNLVRLLGFSLNRKERILVYEYVPNKSLDYFLFDTAKQGQLDWSRRYTIIEGIVRGILYLHQDSRITIIHRDLKASNVLLDADMNPKVADFGMAKIFGIDQTQGNTSRIVGTYGYMSPEYAMHGHFSMKSDVYSFGVLVLEIISGKKNSKFYEKDGAHDLVTYVWRLWSNGTTLDIVDPVILDNCQKSEVVRCIHIGLLCVQEDHIERPTMRTILMMLTSNTVTLPVPRQPGFFVQSRPQNDPLNSDQSRTSNSFPGSLDDASVTELSPR, from the exons ATGTCTTCTTGCTCCTCTTGCATCTTCCtcttccttttctccttccTCACTAGTTATGGAGCTTCTGCTGAAAACCCTTTTTACCTAGACCTGTTTTGCCCGAATACGACTAGAAACAGCATTTACTTCACCAATAATCGCGAAGCCGTCTTGTCCTCTCTCCGAAACGCTGCATACTCCACCGAATTCCAAAACGCAACGGCAGGACAAGCCCCCAACAAGGTCTACGGACTTTTCCTTTGCCGGGGAGACATGACGCCAGAAGTTTGTCTTAACTGCGTAACGTATGCCGTCAACCAAATCTTAGCACGGTGTCCGAATGGGAATGAAGCCGTTATCTACTACGAGGAGTGTATCCTTAGATACTCTCACAAGAATATTTTCTCTGTCCTTACACTCGAAGGAAGACATATCAGGATGAACGTTAATAATATTTCGTTGAACCAAGAAGTCCGTTTCCAAGAACAGGTGTCGTCCATGTTGAACCGAGCAGCGTTCGAGGCAGCGAACAGTCCTAGAAAGTTCAACACGACACAGGCTATTTTTACCACAGTCCAGACTTTGTACGTCTTGGCTCAGTGCACTCCTGATCTTACTACACGAGACTGCTTGACCTGTTTGCGATCCACCATCAAGGGAATGCCTCTTAACAGATACGGAGGAAGACTTCTCTGGCCTAGTTGTAATACAAGGTACGAGCTTAACAAATTCTACAACGAAACCGCCATTAGAACATCTCCTCCACGATTTG GGAAAGGCGGGAATTCAAATGTGTTAGTCGTATCCGTCGTTGTGCCTATAATAGTGGTTGTTCTAATTCTCGGAGCTTGTTATTGCTTCCTTgcaaagagagcaaagaagactTCTGATACTGCACCAGACTTTGATG GAGATGGGATAACAACCATAGAGTCGTTGCAACTTGATTATAAAACAATTCAAGCTGCAACAGATAATTTTTCAGAAAATAATAAGATTGGTCAAGGTGGATTTGGTGAAGTTTACAAG GGTACATTTTGGAATGGGACTGAAGTTGCAGCGAAGAAACTGTCAAAATCGTCAGGACAAGGTGACAAAGAGTTTATGAAcgaggttgttgttgttgcaaagCTTCAGCATAGAAACTTGGTTAGGCTTCTAGGATTTTCTCTAAACCGAAAAGAAAGGATATTGGTCTACGAGTATGTGCCCAACAAAAGCCTTGATTACTTCCTCTTTG ACACTGCAAAGCAAGGCCAGCTGGACTGGTCCCGACGATACACAATCATTGAAGGGATTGTTCGGGGGATTCTATATCTTCATCAAGATTCACGAATCACAATCATACACCGTGACCTTAAGGCGAGTAACGTACTCCTAGATGCGGATATGAATCCAAAAGTTGCTGATTTTGGAATGGCGAAGATCTTTGGAATTGATCAAACCCAAGGGAACACAAGCAGAATAGTTGGTACCTA CGGTTACATGTCTCCTGAATATGCCATGCATGGCCATTTCTCAATGAAATCAGATGTCTATAGCTTTGGAGTGTTAGTTCTTGAAATTATAAGTGGAAAGAAGAACAGCAAATTCTACGAGAAAGACGGCGCACATGACTTGGTCACATAT GTTTGGAGGCTTTGGAGTAACGGAACAACATTAGACATTGTGGATCCTGTTATTTTAGATAATTGCCAAAAGAGTGAAGTGGTTCGATGTATCCATATCGGTCTTTTATGTGTTCAAGAAGATCATATAGAGCGTCCGACCATGCGAACCATTTTAATGATGCTCACTAGTAATACAGTGACTTTACCAGTGCCTCGACAACCAGGGTTTTTCGTCCAGAGTAGGCCCCAAAATGACCCGCTTAATTCAGATCAATCAAGGACAAGCAACTCTTTTCCAGGGTCTCTCGACGATGCATCAGTCACTGAGTTATCTCCTCGTTGA
- the LOC106416198 gene encoding PLAT domain-containing protein 2-like: protein MARCDVLLLTVFLVIATFSSVSFADDDAECVYTFYLRTGSIWKAGTESIISARIYDKYGDYIGIRNLEAWGGLMGPGYKYYERGNLDIFSGKAPCLPSPVCSLNLTSDGSGDHHGWYVNYVEVTTAGVHAKCSQQSFEVEQWLATDTSPYELTAVRNHCPVSLRESVGRVGSEIRKTLSWIV, encoded by the exons ATGGCTCGCTGCGACGTTCTCCTCCTTACCGTCTTCCTCGTCATCGCCACCTTCTCCTCAGTCTCATTCGCC GACGATGATGCCGAATGTGTCTACACATTCTACCTCAGGACCGGATCGATCTGGAAAGCCGGCACTGAATCGATCATAAGCGCTAGAATCTACGACAAATACGGAGACTACATTGGGATCCGGAACCTAGAGGCATGGGGTGGGTTAATGGGACCAGGTTACAAATACTACGAGAGGGGTAATCTCGACATTTTCAGTGGGAAAGCACCGTGTCTTCCGAGCCCAGTCTGTTCGTTAAATCTGACTTCCGACGGCTCCGGCGACCACCACGGGTGGTATGTTAACTATGTGGAGGTCACGACGGCAGGAGTCCACGCTAAGTGCTCGCAGCAGAGCTTTGAAGTTGAGCAATGGCTTGCGACCGATACGTCGCCTTATGAGCTCACTGCTGTTAGGAATCACTGCCCGGTTTCGCTTAGGGAGAGTGTCGGTCGGGTCGGGTCTGAGATCCGGAAGACTCTCTCTTGGATCGTGTGa
- the LOC106412269 gene encoding crossover junction endonuclease EME1B isoform X2, producing the protein MEDHILISDGEDPATPLPSLSKRARKDPISAILISDSDPTPFKQQPESSSTPLFVPDTPLSDDFSLVKCSFASGALASNREDKFSGKRVISLDSEFEDSPGPETWKKHGPVLADIEEPRCGLDSRSSVADSAEASTGIAQPSFGDNTNWMHEVSVRSSLTNDTIEVDSEQEKENISIENMGRKKQIRSCKSRTLTGGEFPKKQLSREEKIRVMEEKKLRKEEEKLQKAIEAERKKLDKEKQKWEKGKLALKSIVAEIDTKLVEGSIGGLLLSRFSEKGITFRVAPNPIERSIVWTLTIPEDIALAFPEGPTISYVVLVYEAEEFCNLVANEKFLENITRVQDRYPSYTVCCLTNKLMSYVKKREKEEYKNPGSWIRPPIDEVQSMLESSSNFFPEIIELSWRIPLSQTFLMITMQLNEKKLTMLSVNANGALVSKDSVDKHLIKKSPWLKALVAIPKVQPRYAVAVWKKYPSMKSLLKVYMDPNISIHEKEFLLKDLKVEGLVGGDIRLGEVCSKRIYRVLMSPSGTIKTDDVENGAAFFTH; encoded by the exons ATGGAGGACCATATCCTTATCTCCGACGGGGAAGATCCGGCCACTCCACTCCCATCACTCTCGAAACGGGCTCGAAAAGATCCGATCTCTGCGATTCTGATATCCGATTCCGATCCGACGCCGTTTAAGCAACAGCCGGAATCTTCTTCCACTCCTTTGTTCGTCCCTGATACACCTCTCTCCGATGATTTCTCTCTCGTCAAGTGTTCCTTTGCCTCCGGAGCCTTAGCTTCAAACCGAGAAGATAAATTCTCTG GGAAACGAGTGATATCTCTGGATTCAGAGTTTGAGGATAGTCCTGGACCTGAAACTTGGAAGAAGCACGGACCCGTGCTTGCTGATATTGAGGAGCCGCGTTGTGGGTTGGATTCTAGATCAAGTGTTGCAGATTCTGCTGAGGCGAGTACTGGAATAGCTCAGCCAAGTTTTG GTGATAATACTAATTGGATGCATGAAGTCAGTGTTCGCTCTTCACTGACCAATGATACTATCGAG GTTGATTCTGAGcaagagaaagaaaatataaGCATCGAGAATATGGGCCGAAAAAAGCAGATCAGAAGTTGTAAGAGTAGAACTCTTACGGGTGGAGAATTTCCCAAAAAGCAGCTGTCGAGAGAAGAAAAAATCCGTGTAATGGAGGAAAAGAAGTTAAGAAAAGAG GAAGAGAAGTTACAGAAAGCGATTGAAGCTGAGCGTAAAAAGTTAGACAAGGAAAAACAGAAATGGGAAAAGGGAAAGTTAGCTCTGAAATCTATCGTTGCTGAGATTGATACCAAACTAGTTGAAGGATCCATTGGAG GACTTCTACTTTCAAGGTTCTCTGAGAAAGGCATTACATTCCGTGTAGCACCTAATCCTATCGAGAGATCCATTGTCTGGACGTTGACAATTCCAGAGGATATTGCTCTG GCTTTCCCAGAAGGGCCAACGATCAGTTATGTCGTACTAGTGTATGAGGCTGAAGAATTTTGTAACCTTGTTGCTAATGAAAAATTTCTAGAAAACATCACAAGAGTTCAGGACCGATACCCATCTTATACGGTGTGCTGTCTCACCAATAAGTTAATGTCTTATGTAAAGAAAAG GGAAAAGGAAGAGTACAAGAACCCGGGAAGTTGGATACGGCCTCCCATCGATGAG GTACAAAGTATGTTGGAAAGTAGTTCCAATTTCTTCCCGGAAATCATTGAGTTGAGTTGGAGAATCCCACTGAGCCAAACATTTCTTATGATTACCATGCAGTTAAACGA GAAGAAACTAACTATGTTATCAGTAAACGCTAATGGTGCATTAGTCTCCAAGGATTCAGTTGACAAACACTTGATTAAAAAGAGTCCATG GTTAAAAGCGTTAGTGGCAATACCGAAGGTGCAGCCAAGATATGCGGTAGCAGTGTGGAAGAAATATCCATCTATGAAGTCTCTTCTTAAGGTTTATATGGACCCTAACATATCG ATTCATGAGAAGGAGTTTCTACTTAAAGACTTGAAAGTAGAAGGTTTAGTAGGAGGAGATATAAGGTTAGGTGAGGTTTGTTCAAAGCGGATATATAGAGTTCTTATGTCTCCAAGTGGAACCATTAAGACTGATGATGTTGAAAACGGTGCTGCTTTTTTCACACATTAG